A portion of the Oryzias melastigma strain HK-1 linkage group LG1, ASM292280v2, whole genome shotgun sequence genome contains these proteins:
- the LOC112137603 gene encoding putative uncharacterized protein DDB_G0271606 isoform X1, with protein MGNEILLLMMTLLTIRGYKANVYSFGATESQGDEPITSHPLKVLQELYMYPSELPQEPQVMQYVYMPQQYQTKLPQEQQQEPTSEVAQNQQQQEMDPIKMPQKQQIYTSMLPHMQPQVPQQQQMFFYEVPQQVQLPQQHQVQVHDVPQQQQMPQPGVPQKLQQQMPLPGVPPQQQMPPLGAPQQHQQMPPPSVPLQQQHQQMSPLGAPQQQMQVSPPGAPHQPQQQHKPPPGVPQQQQQQQQQQVPSPGVAPQQMQEPLPGASHQPQHQHTPPPGAPQQQLHVSHMPLKQQVYFSEVDKGQMPQHQVLTQIVPQQQQSVPPPSVSQQQQLHTSTNPQQRTTPIIAQQYSASPEGLPQQHHVPQQQVHTPNVPQGTGGQQATVPSGPWQHQVPQQQPQMQQVYMSSVPQQQQMLFRSKGPEQPKELQHVFMTQLPPNQHRQMYMPQLPPQGLQVPKPHRSHKCKVHPKPQKQAVQVQNGPPQQHVMHTPEMQQKQLPQFVHMLDVPQQQVVHMPGMPPQQQQQQQQMNMQMPQVPQQQQQQVAHMTEVLPQQQRKVMHMVVSPQQQQQVLHIPELPPQQQQQQVVHIPGVPPQQQQVVHIPEVPQQQQQQQQQVVHIPELPPQQQQQQQQVVHIPEVPPQQQQQVVHIQEVPPQQQQQQQQVVHIPEVPPQQQQQVVNTPEVSPQQQQQQQQVVHIPEVPPQQQQQRQQQVVVHVPEVSPQQVVVYVPKVPLPQQQQVLYMPKVSPQEVLYLSKAPQHQLEVHIPKVPQQQEGHEAEEQQQQKALQQNQQMYISKMPHLQQQEMNMAEVPQKQQQKVAHMVTVPPKQLQQWQQQMVHLPRVSSQQQQVSHILGVPKQQQQEQQQHMPNVTPSEQVVVHRFRVRYNAKTPSYKVQLPLKPKFRRKRPSLKAKLLQRNKKVLLQ; from the exons ATGGGTAATGAAATCCT ATTATTAATGATGACCTTGCTGACCATAAGAGGATATAAAGCAAATG TCTACAGTTTTGGAGCAACTGAAAGTCAAGGAGATGAACCAATTACAAGCCATCCTCTTAAAGTGCTACAGGAGCTTTATATGTACCCCTCTGAGTTACCACAGGAACCCCAAGTGATGCAATATGTGTATATGCCCCAACAGTATCAGACCAAACTCCCCCAAGAACAGCAGCAGGAGCCTACGTCAGAAGTAGCTCAAAACCAACAGCAGCAGGAAATGGATCCCATTAAAATGCCCCAAAAGCAGCAAATTTACACATCCATGCTGCCCCACATGCAACCACAGGTGCCCCAACAAcagcaaatgtttttctatGAGGTACCACAGCAGGTCCAGCTGCCCCAACAGCACCAAGTGCAGGTGCATGATGTCCCCCAACAGCAGCAGATGCCCCAACCTGGTGTCCCCCAAAAGCTTCAGCAGCAGATGCCCCTACCTGGTGTGCCTCCTCAGCAGCAGATGCCCCCACTTGGTGCACCCCAGCAGCACCAACAGATGCCCCCACCTAGTGtgcctctgcagcagcagcatcagcagaTGTCCCCACTTGGTGCACCCCAGCAGCAGATGCAAGTGTCCCCACCTGGTGCACCCCATCAGCCCCAGCAACAACACAAGCCTCCACCTGGTGtaccccagcagcagcagcagcagcagcagcagcaggtgccCTCACCTGGTGTGGCTCCTCAGCAGATGCAAGAACCTCTGCCTGGTGCATCCCATCAGCCCCAGCACCAACACACGCCCCCACCTGGTGCaccccagcagcagctgcacgtGTCCCACATGCCCCTAAAGCAGCAAGTATATTTCTCTGAAGTAGACAAAGGCCAGATGCCCCAACACCAAGTGCTTACACAAATTGTGCCCCAACAACAGCAGTCGGTCCCCCCACCCAGTGTATCTCAACAGCAGCAGTTGCACACATCCACCAATCCACAGCAGCGGACCACACCCATCATTGCCCAGCAGTATAGTGCCTCCCCTGAGGGTCTCCCTCAGCAGCACCATGTGCCCCAGCAACAAGTGCACACACCCAATGTGCCACAAGGAACAGGTGGCCAACAGGCCACTGTGCCTAGTGGGCCTTGGCAACACCAGGTGCCCCAACAGCAGCCCCAGATGCAGCAGGTGTACATGTCTTCTGTGCCCCAACAGCAGCAGATGCTTTTCAGGTCTAAAGGACCAGAGCAACCCAAAGAACTACAACATGTATTCATGACTCAGTTGCCCCCAAACCAGCATAGACAGATGTATATGCCCCAGTTGCCTCCACAAGGACTCCAGGTACCCAAACCACATCGGAGTCACAAGTGCAAGGTGCATCCAAAGCCACAAAAGCAGGCTGTGCAAGTGCAGAATGGACCACCACAGCAGCATGTGATGCACACACCTGAGATGCAGCAGAAGCAACTGCCACAATTTGTACACATGCTTGATGTGCCCCAGCAGCAGGTGGTGCACATGCCAGGGATGCCcccacaacagcagcagcagcagcagcagatgaataTGCAAATGCCACAGGtcccccagcagcagcagcagcaggtggcGCACATGACAGAGGTGCTCCCACAACAGCAGCGAAAGGTGATGCATATGGTAGTGTCcccacaacagcagcagcaggtgttGCACATCCCAGAGCTGCccccacaacaacaacaacagcaggtGGTGCACATCCCGGGGGTGCCCCCACAACAACAGCAGGTGGTGCACATCCCAGAGGTGccccaacaacaacaacaacagcagcagcaggtggtgCACATCCCAGAGCTGCccccacaacaacaacagcagcagcagcaggtggtgCACATCCCGGAGGTGCccccacagcagcagcagcaggtggtgCACATCCAAGAGGTGCccccacaacaacaacaacagcagcagcaggtggtgCACATCCCAGAAGTGCCcccacaacagcagcagcaggtggtgAACACCCCAGAGGTGTccccacaacaacaacagcagcagcagcaggtggtgCACATCCCGGAGGTGCCCccccaacagcagcagcagcggcagcagcaggtGGTGGTGCATGTACCTGAAGTGTCTCCACAGCAGGTGGTTGTGTACGTCCCCAAGGTACCCTTGCCGCAGCAACAACAAGTCTTGTATATGCCCAAGGTGTCCCCGCAAGAGGTGTTGTATCTTTCCAAGGCACCCCAACACCAACTGGAGGTACACATTCCCAAAGTACCACAGCAACAAGAGGGACACGaggctgaggagcagcagcagcaaaagGCCCTCCAACAAAATCAGCAAATGTACATCTCCAAAATGCCTCACCTGCAGCAACAAGAAATGAACATGGCAGAGGTGCcccaaaaacagcagcagaaggtAGCACACATGGTCACTGTGCCCCCAAAACAGCTGCAGCAATGGCAGCAACAGATGGTACATTTGCCAAGGGTGTCCTCTCAACAGCAGCAGGTGTCACACATACTTGGGGTGCCCAAACAACAGCAgcaagagcagcagcagcacatgcCTAATGTGACCCCAAGTGAGCAGGTGGTGGTGCATCGGTTTAGGGTGCGCTACAATGCCAAGACGCCAAGCTACAAAGTTCAGTTACCTCTGAAGCCTAAATTCAGGCGAAAGAGACCATCCTTAAAGGCCAAGCTGCTGCAGCGGAACAAAAAG GTTCTGCTACAATGA
- the LOC112137603 gene encoding putative uncharacterized protein DDB_G0271606 isoform X2 gives MGNEILLLMMTLLTIRGYKANVYSFGATESQGDEPITSHPLKVLQELYMYPSELPQEPQVMQYVYMPQQYQTKLPQEQQQEPTSEVAQNQQQQEMDPIKMPQKQQIYTSMLPHMQPQVPQQQQMFFYEVPQQVQLPQQHQVQVHDVPQQQQMPQPGVPQKLQQQMPPLGAPQQHQQMPPPSVPLQQQHQQMSPLGAPQQQMQVSPPGAPHQPQQQHKPPPGVPQQQQQQQQQQVPSPGVAPQQMQEPLPGASHQPQHQHTPPPGAPQQQLHVSHMPLKQQVYFSEVDKGQMPQHQVLTQIVPQQQQSVPPPSVSQQQQLHTSTNPQQRTTPIIAQQYSASPEGLPQQHHVPQQQVHTPNVPQGTGGQQATVPSGPWQHQVPQQQPQMQQVYMSSVPQQQQMLFRSKGPEQPKELQHVFMTQLPPNQHRQMYMPQLPPQGLQVPKPHRSHKCKVHPKPQKQAVQVQNGPPQQHVMHTPEMQQKQLPQFVHMLDVPQQQVVHMPGMPPQQQQQQQQMNMQMPQVPQQQQQQVAHMTEVLPQQQRKVMHMVVSPQQQQQVLHIPELPPQQQQQQVVHIPGVPPQQQQVVHIPEVPQQQQQQQQQVVHIPELPPQQQQQQQQVVHIPEVPPQQQQQVVHIQEVPPQQQQQQQQVVHIPEVPPQQQQQVVNTPEVSPQQQQQQQQVVHIPEVPPQQQQQRQQQVVVHVPEVSPQQVVVYVPKVPLPQQQQVLYMPKVSPQEVLYLSKAPQHQLEVHIPKVPQQQEGHEAEEQQQQKALQQNQQMYISKMPHLQQQEMNMAEVPQKQQQKVAHMVTVPPKQLQQWQQQMVHLPRVSSQQQQVSHILGVPKQQQQEQQQHMPNVTPSEQVVVHRFRVRYNAKTPSYKVQLPLKPKFRRKRPSLKAKLLQRNKKVLLQ, from the exons ATGGGTAATGAAATCCT ATTATTAATGATGACCTTGCTGACCATAAGAGGATATAAAGCAAATG TCTACAGTTTTGGAGCAACTGAAAGTCAAGGAGATGAACCAATTACAAGCCATCCTCTTAAAGTGCTACAGGAGCTTTATATGTACCCCTCTGAGTTACCACAGGAACCCCAAGTGATGCAATATGTGTATATGCCCCAACAGTATCAGACCAAACTCCCCCAAGAACAGCAGCAGGAGCCTACGTCAGAAGTAGCTCAAAACCAACAGCAGCAGGAAATGGATCCCATTAAAATGCCCCAAAAGCAGCAAATTTACACATCCATGCTGCCCCACATGCAACCACAGGTGCCCCAACAAcagcaaatgtttttctatGAGGTACCACAGCAGGTCCAGCTGCCCCAACAGCACCAAGTGCAGGTGCATGATGTCCCCCAACAGCAGCAGATGCCCCAACCTGGTGTCCCCCAAAAGCTTCAGCAGCAG ATGCCCCCACTTGGTGCACCCCAGCAGCACCAACAGATGCCCCCACCTAGTGtgcctctgcagcagcagcatcagcagaTGTCCCCACTTGGTGCACCCCAGCAGCAGATGCAAGTGTCCCCACCTGGTGCACCCCATCAGCCCCAGCAACAACACAAGCCTCCACCTGGTGtaccccagcagcagcagcagcagcagcagcagcaggtgccCTCACCTGGTGTGGCTCCTCAGCAGATGCAAGAACCTCTGCCTGGTGCATCCCATCAGCCCCAGCACCAACACACGCCCCCACCTGGTGCaccccagcagcagctgcacgtGTCCCACATGCCCCTAAAGCAGCAAGTATATTTCTCTGAAGTAGACAAAGGCCAGATGCCCCAACACCAAGTGCTTACACAAATTGTGCCCCAACAACAGCAGTCGGTCCCCCCACCCAGTGTATCTCAACAGCAGCAGTTGCACACATCCACCAATCCACAGCAGCGGACCACACCCATCATTGCCCAGCAGTATAGTGCCTCCCCTGAGGGTCTCCCTCAGCAGCACCATGTGCCCCAGCAACAAGTGCACACACCCAATGTGCCACAAGGAACAGGTGGCCAACAGGCCACTGTGCCTAGTGGGCCTTGGCAACACCAGGTGCCCCAACAGCAGCCCCAGATGCAGCAGGTGTACATGTCTTCTGTGCCCCAACAGCAGCAGATGCTTTTCAGGTCTAAAGGACCAGAGCAACCCAAAGAACTACAACATGTATTCATGACTCAGTTGCCCCCAAACCAGCATAGACAGATGTATATGCCCCAGTTGCCTCCACAAGGACTCCAGGTACCCAAACCACATCGGAGTCACAAGTGCAAGGTGCATCCAAAGCCACAAAAGCAGGCTGTGCAAGTGCAGAATGGACCACCACAGCAGCATGTGATGCACACACCTGAGATGCAGCAGAAGCAACTGCCACAATTTGTACACATGCTTGATGTGCCCCAGCAGCAGGTGGTGCACATGCCAGGGATGCCcccacaacagcagcagcagcagcagcagatgaataTGCAAATGCCACAGGtcccccagcagcagcagcagcaggtggcGCACATGACAGAGGTGCTCCCACAACAGCAGCGAAAGGTGATGCATATGGTAGTGTCcccacaacagcagcagcaggtgttGCACATCCCAGAGCTGCccccacaacaacaacaacagcaggtGGTGCACATCCCGGGGGTGCCCCCACAACAACAGCAGGTGGTGCACATCCCAGAGGTGccccaacaacaacaacaacagcagcagcaggtggtgCACATCCCAGAGCTGCccccacaacaacaacagcagcagcagcaggtggtgCACATCCCGGAGGTGCccccacagcagcagcagcaggtggtgCACATCCAAGAGGTGCccccacaacaacaacaacagcagcagcaggtggtgCACATCCCAGAAGTGCCcccacaacagcagcagcaggtggtgAACACCCCAGAGGTGTccccacaacaacaacagcagcagcagcaggtggtgCACATCCCGGAGGTGCCCccccaacagcagcagcagcggcagcagcaggtGGTGGTGCATGTACCTGAAGTGTCTCCACAGCAGGTGGTTGTGTACGTCCCCAAGGTACCCTTGCCGCAGCAACAACAAGTCTTGTATATGCCCAAGGTGTCCCCGCAAGAGGTGTTGTATCTTTCCAAGGCACCCCAACACCAACTGGAGGTACACATTCCCAAAGTACCACAGCAACAAGAGGGACACGaggctgaggagcagcagcagcaaaagGCCCTCCAACAAAATCAGCAAATGTACATCTCCAAAATGCCTCACCTGCAGCAACAAGAAATGAACATGGCAGAGGTGCcccaaaaacagcagcagaaggtAGCACACATGGTCACTGTGCCCCCAAAACAGCTGCAGCAATGGCAGCAACAGATGGTACATTTGCCAAGGGTGTCCTCTCAACAGCAGCAGGTGTCACACATACTTGGGGTGCCCAAACAACAGCAgcaagagcagcagcagcacatgcCTAATGTGACCCCAAGTGAGCAGGTGGTGGTGCATCGGTTTAGGGTGCGCTACAATGCCAAGACGCCAAGCTACAAAGTTCAGTTACCTCTGAAGCCTAAATTCAGGCGAAAGAGACCATCCTTAAAGGCCAAGCTGCTGCAGCGGAACAAAAAG GTTCTGCTACAATGA